A window of Cellulomonas wangleii genomic DNA:
GCGGGCGCGTCCGCCGGGTGCGTGTGCAGCAGGCGCGCCCAGCGGGCGTCGAGCGCCGCGGCGTCGTGCGCGTCGGTGCCGTCCGCCCGCAGCCAGGCACGCAGGCGGTCGAGGTGGGCGGACTCCCCGGGAGTCAGCGGGCGTGCGAGCAAGGGTGCCGTGGGGGCGGCGGACCTCGCCGCGGGCGCGGGCGAGACGGTGTCCATGCCCGCTCATCGGCGCCGGCGGCGCGCGCCTTGAGGACCCGGACGTGTGAGTCGTGGCGAGGCGGAGCGTGCCCGACGCGCCCGCCCGGCCACGCGCCGGTTCGGCGCCACCGCAGGGGGCGTCGCGCCCGGCGCCCCCTGCGGTGGCGCCCGCCGCGGGCTCGGCTACCGTGACGACGGTCCCCGGGGAGGTCCTCATCCGTCGCGTCGCCGTCGCCGCCGTCACCGCGGTCTCCCTCGCCCTCGGCGTGGGCGTCGGCGTGCAGACGTGGACCTCGGCGGATCGGCGCGCGGCGCAGGCGGAGCGGGAGGCGGCGCTCGGGCGTGTCGACGACGCGCTCGCGGTGGTGCACGCGGACGTGGCCGCCCGGGTCGTCGAGGGGGCGACGTCCGACGCGGTGGGCTCGTCCGCCCTGCTGACCGACGCCCGCTCCGCGCTCGAGGCGGCGCTCGCGCGGGGGCAGCAGACGCTGGAGGCGTCCGCCGAGCGCGTCGGTGACGACGACGCGCCACGTGCCGCGCTGACAGCCCACCTCGAGGCGGGCCGGGCGGCCGCACCCACCGCGTCGCCGCTGGCCGCCCGGCGGCTCGCGGCGGAGCTGGCCGCCGCCGAGCAGGCCGTGCACGTGGCGGTGGCGGCGGAGCAGGCACGCGTGGCGGAGCGGGAGGCGGCCCGGGTCGCGGCCGAGGCCGCCCGGGCGGTGCGGGCGACCAGCCGGCCCGGGACGCCTCCCGCACCGGGCGGGGGCGCCGACCGGTGCGCGACGACCTACGGTGGGCCCGCGTTCTACACGTCGGTGCCCACGGAGGGGGGCGACGGGTCGAACGGCCGGCTGCCGCCCTCCGCGCTCACGGCCGTCTCCTGGACGCGCGACTCCCGCGGCACACCGTTCTACCTGCGCGCGGACGCGGCGGCCGCCCTCGAGCGGCTGAACCGGGCGTTCCGCGCCGCGCTCGGGCACGACCTGGCGCTGGACCTCACGTACCGCGACCTCGACACGCAGGTGGCGATGCGCGCGGCGCTCGGCTCGGTCGCGGCGGTGCCCGGCACGTCCTCGCACGGCACCGGCCTGGCCCTGGACGTGCCGGAGCTGCCGTGCGAGTACGGCTGGGACTCCCCGGCGCGCGCCTGGCTCGTGGCCAACGGCCCCGCGTACGGCTGGGTCTCGCCCACGTGGGCCCGGCAGGGCGGCTCGAACCCGGAGTACTGGCACTACGAGTACCGGGGCTGACGGCGTCGGCGCGCCGGCGCGTCAGCGGGGGCGGTCGCGGTCCTTGCTGGGCTGCACGCGCTTGGGCTCGCCCGGCATCTTCGGGTACTCCGGGGGGTAGGGCAGGTCGCCGTGGCCCTCGTCGTGCGCCTGGCGGTCCGCCAGCTCCAGCAGGGAGTCCAGGCGGTACCGGGGCGTGCCCCCGGCCACGAGCGGGGCGAACAGGTCGCCGACGGCCGCGAACCGGGCGGGCATGGTCGACACGTCGAAGTCGTCCGGGTGCGCCTCGCCGACCTCGTCCCACGCCAGCGGCGCCGACACGGTCGCGCGCGGGTTCGAGCGGATCGAGTACGCGGACGCGATCGTGCGGTCCCGGGCCATCTGGTTGTAGTCGACGAAGATCTTGCGGCCGCGCTCCTCCTTCCACCACCGCATCGTCACCTGGTCCGGCAGACGACGCTCCAGCTCCCGGCCGAACGCGATGGTGGCGCGGCGCGCGTCGGTGAACGTCCACTCCGGCTCGATCGGCACGAAGACGTGCAGCCCTCGCCCGCCCGACGTCTTGGGGGTCCCCTCCAGCCCGTGCTCGGCGAGCAGCTCGCGCACGTGCGGGGCCACGCGCGCGGCGTCCGCGAAGTCGGTGCCGGGCTGCGGGTCGAGGTCGATGCGCACCTGGTCCGGCCGGTCGACGTCGTCGCGCACCACGGGCCACGGGTGGAAGGTCAGGGTCCCCAGGTTCGCGGCCCACGCCACGACCGCCAGCTCGGTGGGCGCCACCTCGTCGGCCGTGCGGCCCGACGGGAAGGCGATCCGGGACGTCTCGACGTACTCCGGCGCACCCTGCGGGACACGCTTCTGGTAGAACGCGTCACCGGAGGAGTCCTGCCGGGTCGCCATGCGGGCGCCCTCGAAGACGCCCTTGGGCCAGCGCTCCAGGGTGGTGGGGCGGTCGCGCAGCGCGCCGAGGATCCCGTCGCCCACGGCCAGGAAGTACTGCACCACGTCCAGCTTGGTCAGGCCGCGTTCCGGGAACACGACGCGGTCCGGGCTGCTGACCCGCACCGTGCGCCCCCGGACGTCCAGCTCCACCGCCGCGGTCTGTGCCATGGGTCACACCGTAGAGGCCGGTGCCGCCACGTGCCCCCCGCAGGCACCCCGGTCGCCCGGCCCCGACCGCGACCGGGGTCGCCTCAGGGTCGGTTCCGGGGTCGTCCCGGAGGCGTCGACGCGGACGGCCGTCCAGACTCGTCGTACCGACGACGAGGAGGACCGATGGACGGCATACGTGGGGCGTTCGCACGGGCGGGTCTGGTGCGACCGCAGAACGGACGGTGGCTGGCGGGGGTGTGCGCGGGGGTCGCGGCGCGGACCGGGATCGACGCGTGGATGGTGCGCCTCGCGCTGCTGCTCCTGACGATCCTGCCCGGCAGCGCGGTCGTCGTGTACGCGGTGCTGTGGTTCTGCATGCCGCCGCAGGGATGGGTGCCGCCTGCCCGGACGCACTGACCGCATGGTGCTGGTCACCCGTCCGGGTCGTGGTCCCAGGCGGCACGACGCCGCCGCGTCAGGCACCCTGGTGCCCGTGGGAGAAGTCCGTGACCTTCGCAGCCGCCGCGGTACGCCCCCGCCCGTGCTCGACGACGAGCTGGTCCTGACCGCCGAGCGCAGTGCCCCCCGGCACGCACGCCACTGGGTCATGCGGGCCGTCGCCGGAGCCGGTGTCGGGGGTGCGTCCAACCAGGTCATCGAGCTGCTCGCGGGTGAGCTCGTGTCCAACGCCGTGATCCACGGACCGGCCGACGAGCCGGTCCGCGTGGCCGTGCGGGTCGACGGGGGTGTCGTGCGCGTCGCCGTCACCGACCGCGGGGGCGGCGTGCCGCGGGTCCGGCACCCCGAGCCCACCGAGCCGAACGGGCGTGGCATGGCCCTGGTCGACGCGCTGTCCACCGCCTGGGGCTCGGCCCGGCTGGCCGACGGCGGCACGACCGTGTGGTTCGAGGTCGACACCGACGACTGACGCCCGCGTCCGCGCGGCGGCGGTGTGCGCGGGGCCACGAGTGCATGGTGCGCTGCGGTCGACGTCCGTTGTGCGCGTCTGCTGGTCTGGCGATACGTTCGTCCAGGATGTGGCGTGCTCGCGCCTGCGGGGTGCCGTTGACGGTGGGTCGCGTGCCGGGCAGGACGTAGGGAGCAGACATGACGGGCAAGAACGGCAACGTGGCCACGGAGCCGGGCACCGCGACGGGCGCGGTCCCGACGACCACCGGGTCGGTCGCGGCGGTGGACGGCGACGACGCGCCCCTGCGCCTGCCGCAGATCACGGCCGAGGTCCGCGAGGACGGCACGGGCGAGATCTCCGTCGACGGCGTCCGGGAGACCATCGCGATGGCCGACCTCGCGCAGGCGGGCGCCGCCGTGACGGGGCGCATCGCCGCGCTCGCGGCCGACGCGGGCCGTGCGCTGCCCGTCGAGGTCCGGGACCCCGACGGGCTGTGGGCCCTGCTGATCCACCCCGACGGACGCGTCGACGAGGCGGACGAGCGCGACCTGGCGCTCAGCGCCCCGGTGCCCGTCGTCGAGCCGGCCGCCTGGTCCACGCCGGACCCGCTGTCGGCGCCGACGCCCGTGGTGCCCAGCGGCGCGACCCCCGTGGTCGCGGCCGACGCGGCACAGGGCGGGCCTGTCGCCACCTCCGGGGCCGTGCCCGCGGTGCCCTCCGGCGCGCCGACGTCCGGGACGCGAGCCGAGCGGCGCGCGGCCGACCCGGCGACCCTGCCCACGCTCGACGACCTGCTCGCCGCCCGGCACCCCGGCCACGAGGGCCCGGCCGAGCAGGGCTGGCAGCGCACGGTCCGTCGCCTCACGTTCGGGGCGGTCAAGCCGCGACCCGGCGCGGCCGAGCGTGCGCGTCGCTCCCAGGTCGAGGCGATCCGCCGCACGTTCGACGGTCCGCGCACGGTCGTCGTCGTCAACCCCAAGGGCGGCGCGCACAAGACCACCGCCACGATGCTGCTGGCCTCGACGTTCGGGCTCGCCCGCGGCGGGTACACCCTGGCCTGGGACAACAACGAGACGCGGGGCACGCTGGGCTGGCGCTCGTCGCACGGGGACCACACGCGCACCGCGGTGGACCTGCTGCACTCCCTGCCGGACCTCACGCAGCGCGGCACCCTGCGCATCGGCGACCTCGACCAGTTCGTGCGCACGCAGCAGGACGAGCAGTTCGACGTCCTGGCCTCCGACGAGAACGCGGCGTCGATCGAGAGCGTCGACGCGGCGTCGTACCGGGCGCTGCACGACGTGCTGACGCAGTTCTACCGGGTGCTCGTCGTGGACACCGGCAACAACATGCGCGCCTCGAACTGGCAGGCGGCGGTGCGCTCGGCCGACCAGCTGGTCGTGGTGTCGACGCTGCGCGAGGACACCGCGCAGTCCGCCGCGTGGGCGCTGGACGCGCTGCGGGCGACGGGCCAGGAGGAGCTGGTGCGGCAGGCGGTGACGATCCTGTCGTTCCCCGAGCCCAAGGTCGACAAGGACCTGCGCCAGCGGCTGCGCTCGCACTTCGGTGCGCTGACCCGGGCGGTCCTCGAGGTCCCGCACGACAAGGCGCTCGTGTCCGGCGGACCGATCGACCACGCCTCGCTGCGCCCCGCGACGCGGGACGCCTGGCTCCGCGCGACCGCCGTGGTGGCCGACGGCCTGTGACGTCGACGGGCCGCCGGCGTGACCCGCCGGCGGCCCCGACCTGCCGGGCAGGCGGACCGCACCGGCGGTGACGTCGCGCCGGGCCGGGCCGGATCGCGCGGCTCGCGCCGGATCGACCGGGTCGTGCAAGATCGGGACCGGTCGCGACACCGGGAGGGTGAGGGTGGTGCCCGCACCGTCCCGACCGACGTCCGACGCACGCCCGACCCGGGAGCCGCAGTGCCCGCGCACCCTGAGCACGACACCGACCCCCGCACCGTCCCGAGCCCCGTCGACGCCGCGGACGGCGACACGGCGGACGTCGACACGGCGGGCGCCGGCGCGCACGACCGCGACGCCGTCACCGGGGGCGGTGGGCGTGACGCGGCGTGGTTCGAGGACCTGGTGCGGTCGCACGCCACCGCCGTGCACCGGTACGTCCTGCGGCGGGTCGCCGCGTCGGACGTCGAGGACCTGACCGCCGACGTGCTGACGACCGCCTGGCGCCGCCGCGACGACGTGCCGGAGGGCGCCGAGCTGCCGTGGCTCTACCGCACCGCGGGCTACGTCGTGGCCAACCACCGGCGCAAGAGCCGACCCGTGCCCGTCGCGGACGTCCCGGAGGAGACGGACGCCGACGACCCCGCGCTGCGCGCCGTGCGCGACGACACCGTGCGGACCGTGCTCGCGGGCCTGTCGGCGCGCGACCGCGAGGTGCTGCTGCTGCACGCCTGGGAGGGCCTGGCGGGGGAGGCGCTCGCCGCCGCGCTCGGCATCGGCCGGGGCGGGGCCGACGCGGCCCTCTCCCGCGCCCGGGCGCGGCTGCGGACCGCGTTCGCCGCGGCCGGCGTCGACGGCTGACCGACGCCTCGACCCGGCCCGCGCAGCGGACCGCGACGTCCCACCGCTGCAAGACCCGCCGCCCCCGGCACACAGACGGAGCAGGAACGGACCACGGGCCGAGCCCGCCCCAGGAGGACCACATGGACGACATGCGCGACCCCGGCGTCCCCGACGACGCCGCCCCTGACGCCCGGGGCAGCGGAGGGACCGCCGACACTCCCCGCCCTGCCGAGGCCCCCGGCCCTGCCGAGACCTCCGGCCCCGTCGAGACCTCCGGCCCCGCCGACCTCCCGGACGGCGCCGACGACGCCGTGGCCCGCGTGCGCGCCGCCGACCCGGCGGCCGGTGCGACACCGGACGCCGCACGTCTGCAGGCGCGCCTCGCCGCGAGCACCGGTGTACCGCTGGGGCCCGGGGGTGCCGCACCCGTGACCGACGAGCTCGCCGCGGCCCGTGCCCGGCGCCGCCCTGCCCGGTGGCTGCAGGCGGCCGCCGTCGCCGCGGGCGTCGCGGTCGTCGGCGCCGGCGGGTACGCGATCGGTGCCGCGGGTGCGGACGAGCCGGGCGCGCCGGCGATCGCGCTGCAGGGAGGCGGCGCGGGTGCCACCGAGATGGCAGCGGACGCGCGCATGGCCGGCGGGTGGTTCGGCGGGCGCACGGTGTTCACGGGCAGCGACCTGGACGGCGCAGGCGGGTCCGCGCAGGCGTGGGCGCTCGACGCGTCGCAGGCCGCCACGGCGCAGACGGCGGCGCAGGTGGCCGAGGTGCTCGGCGTGCCCGGTGAGCCGCGCCAGGAGTGGGGGCAGTGGGTCGTCGGTGCGTCCGACGGCACGTCCGCGACGGTCCAGGTGGGCATCGACGGGTACGCGAGCACCTGGTTCTACGACCCGGCCCACGACCCCGCCGCCTGCACGGTGGACCCGTCGAGCGCGCCCGACGACGGTGCGTCCGCCGAGCCCGCGGCGCCGGGGTCCGTCGGGGGATCGGTGGGCGCTGCGGCGGGCGGTGCGCCGGACGTCTCGATCCAGCCCGCGCCGGACGAGCAGCCCGCCGTCGTCGACCCCGGTGTCTGCGACCCCGCCGGCACCCCGACCGGCGACGCCGCGATCGAGCGGGCCCGCGACCTCATGGCCGAGCTCGGTGTGGGTCCCGACGGCTACGAGGTCGCGGTGACCGACGAGACCGGGGTGCCCGGGCTGGTGAGCGTGACCGGCACGCAGGTCGTCGACGGCAACCAGACCGGGATGGCGTGGTCGGTGCAGCTGGCCGGGGACGGCGTGCAGTCGCTCTACGGCACGCTCGCGCCCCTCGTGCCGCTCGGCACGTACGACGTGATCGGCGCCGACGAGGCCGTCGAGCGGCTGAACGACCCCCGGTTCGGCGGGTCGCCGGGCGGCGTCGTGCCGCTCGCCGCTCGTGCCGAGGGCGGCGTCGCGACGCTCGACGAGCCCGCGACGATCCTGCCGGAGCCCGTCGAGCCGACCGTGCCCCCGGTGCCCGCGCCCGGCGACCCCGTGGCGTGGCCCGTGCAGCAGGTGACCCTGACCGGTGCGCGGCTGGGTGTCACGGTGCTCACCGCACCGGACGGTGCGGTGCTCGTGGTCCCGGCGTGGGAGCTCACCGACGCCGACGGCGGGACGTGGAGCGTCGTCGCGGTGGTGGAGGACCAGCTCGACCTGAGCCCCGCCTGACGGGGCCGGGACGAGCCGCGTGTCCGGCGGGCCCGCGCACCGGTGGCGTCGCGCCGTGGTGGAGGGCCACGGCACGGCGCCACCGGCTCCCCGCCCGGCGAGGCGGCGGATCGGTAGCGTTCCCCCATGACCGCCACCGCCGGACCCGCCGGGCGTCTGCTGCTCCTGGACTCCGCCTCGCTGTACTTCCGCGCCTTCTTCGGCGTCCCCGACTCCGTGCGGGCCCCCGACGGCACACCCGTCAACGCCGTGCGCGGGCTCCTCGAGATGATCGCCCGGCTGGTGGCGGACC
This region includes:
- a CDS encoding M15 family metallopeptidase; translation: MTTVPGEVLIRRVAVAAVTAVSLALGVGVGVQTWTSADRRAAQAEREAALGRVDDALAVVHADVAARVVEGATSDAVGSSALLTDARSALEAALARGQQTLEASAERVGDDDAPRAALTAHLEAGRAAAPTASPLAARRLAAELAAAEQAVHVAVAAEQARVAEREAARVAAEAARAVRATSRPGTPPAPGGGADRCATTYGGPAFYTSVPTEGGDGSNGRLPPSALTAVSWTRDSRGTPFYLRADAAAALERLNRAFRAALGHDLALDLTYRDLDTQVAMRAALGSVAAVPGTSSHGTGLALDVPELPCEYGWDSPARAWLVANGPAYGWVSPTWARQGGSNPEYWHYEYRG
- the ligD gene encoding non-homologous end-joining DNA ligase; its protein translation is MAQTAAVELDVRGRTVRVSSPDRVVFPERGLTKLDVVQYFLAVGDGILGALRDRPTTLERWPKGVFEGARMATRQDSSGDAFYQKRVPQGAPEYVETSRIAFPSGRTADEVAPTELAVVAWAANLGTLTFHPWPVVRDDVDRPDQVRIDLDPQPGTDFADAARVAPHVRELLAEHGLEGTPKTSGGRGLHVFVPIEPEWTFTDARRATIAFGRELERRLPDQVTMRWWKEERGRKIFVDYNQMARDRTIASAYSIRSNPRATVSAPLAWDEVGEAHPDDFDVSTMPARFAAVGDLFAPLVAGGTPRYRLDSLLELADRQAHDEGHGDLPYPPEYPKMPGEPKRVQPSKDRDRPR
- a CDS encoding PspC domain-containing protein — encoded protein: MDGIRGAFARAGLVRPQNGRWLAGVCAGVAARTGIDAWMVRLALLLLTILPGSAVVVYAVLWFCMPPQGWVPPARTH
- a CDS encoding ATP-binding protein; this encodes MLDDELVLTAERSAPRHARHWVMRAVAGAGVGGASNQVIELLAGELVSNAVIHGPADEPVRVAVRVDGGVVRVAVTDRGGGVPRVRHPEPTEPNGRGMALVDALSTAWGSARLADGGTTVWFEVDTDD
- a CDS encoding chromosome partitioning protein, with translation MTGKNGNVATEPGTATGAVPTTTGSVAAVDGDDAPLRLPQITAEVREDGTGEISVDGVRETIAMADLAQAGAAVTGRIAALAADAGRALPVEVRDPDGLWALLIHPDGRVDEADERDLALSAPVPVVEPAAWSTPDPLSAPTPVVPSGATPVVAADAAQGGPVATSGAVPAVPSGAPTSGTRAERRAADPATLPTLDDLLAARHPGHEGPAEQGWQRTVRRLTFGAVKPRPGAAERARRSQVEAIRRTFDGPRTVVVVNPKGGAHKTTATMLLASTFGLARGGYTLAWDNNETRGTLGWRSSHGDHTRTAVDLLHSLPDLTQRGTLRIGDLDQFVRTQQDEQFDVLASDENAASIESVDAASYRALHDVLTQFYRVLVVDTGNNMRASNWQAAVRSADQLVVVSTLREDTAQSAAWALDALRATGQEELVRQAVTILSFPEPKVDKDLRQRLRSHFGALTRAVLEVPHDKALVSGGPIDHASLRPATRDAWLRATAVVADGL
- a CDS encoding RNA polymerase sigma factor; its protein translation is MPAHPEHDTDPRTVPSPVDAADGDTADVDTAGAGAHDRDAVTGGGGRDAAWFEDLVRSHATAVHRYVLRRVAASDVEDLTADVLTTAWRRRDDVPEGAELPWLYRTAGYVVANHRRKSRPVPVADVPEETDADDPALRAVRDDTVRTVLAGLSARDREVLLLHAWEGLAGEALAAALGIGRGGADAALSRARARLRTAFAAAGVDG